A window from Megalops cyprinoides isolate fMegCyp1 chromosome 8, fMegCyp1.pri, whole genome shotgun sequence encodes these proteins:
- the api5 gene encoding apoptosis inhibitor 5 — protein MAVTVEELYRNYGILADAKDNLSQHRDAYQAILDGVKGGPKEKRLAAQFIPKFVSNFPELADAAINAQLDLCEDEDVSIRRQAIKELPRFAAGDNLARLADILTQLLQTDDSAEFNQVNIALISIFKMDAKGTLGGLFSQILQGEDIVRERAIKFLSSKIKTLPEDVMTKEVEDFIFTETRKVMEDVTGEEFVLLMRILSGLKSLQTVSGRQQLVELVVEQAFLEQALNLADVDNVDRLLQCTRQALPLFSKNVHSTRFVTYFCDHVLPNLSTLTSPVPELDIQLEVLKLLAEMSPFCGDMDKLEANLTMLFEKLLEFMPLPPENAENGENASNEEPKLQFSYVECLLFSFHQLGKKMPDFLIDRINAERLKDFKIRLQYFARGLQVYIRQLRVALQGKTGDALKTEENKIKVVALKITNNINVLIKDLFHNPPSYKSTITLSWKPVQKTEAAGQKRLSGEELGTEAGTTVKKLSPLPRRDARQIYNPPSGKYSATIGNFSYEQRGGFRGGRGRGWGGRGNRTRGKNY, from the exons ATGGCGGTCACTGTGGAGGAGTTATACCGTAACTATGGGATCCTTGCAGACGCTAAGGATAACCTGAGCCAG CACCGGGATGCATATCAAGCAATCCTGGATGGCGTCAAAGGCGGCCCGAAGGAGAAGCGTCTGGCTGCACAGTTCATTCCCAAATTCGTAAGCAACTTCCCAGAGCTGGCGGACGCAGCGATCAATGCTCAGCTTGACTTGTGTGAGGACGAAGACGTCTCG ATTCGTCGGCAAGCCATCAAGGAGCTCCCGCGGTTCGCTGCTGGAGATAACCTGGCCAGACTGGCAGACATACTGACACAGCTTCTTCAGACAG ACGATTCTGCAGAATTCAACCAGGTTAACATTGCCCTGATCTCCATTTTCAAGATGGATGCAAAAG GAACCCTTGGCGGCCTGTTCAGTCAGATACTGCAGGGGGAGGACATTGTGCGGGAGAGGGCCATCAAGTTCTTGTCCTCCAAGATAAAGACGCTGCCTGAGGATGTCATGACCAAGGAGGTTGAGGATTTCATATTCACAGAGACCAGGAAG GTGATGGAGGATGTGACGGGAGAGGAGTTTGTCCTGCTAATGCGCATCCTGTCTGGCCTGAAAAGCCTACAGACAGTGAGCGGAAGGCAGCAGCTGGTGGAACTGGTGGTGGAACAGGCCTTCCTGGAGCAAGCACTCAACCTGGCTGATGTGGACAACGTGGACAGGCTGCTGCAGTGTACCCGCCAGGCCTTGCCCCTCTTCTCC aaaaatgtgcaTTCTACAAGGTTTGTGACATACTTCTGTGACCACGTCCTGCCCAACCTCAGTACACTGACCAGCCCCGTACCTGAGCTGGACATCCAGCTAGAG GTGCTGAAACTGCTGGCAGAGATGAGTCCATTCTGTGGAGATATGGACAAGCTGGAGGCCAATTTGACAATGCTGTTTGAAAAGCTACTG GAATTCATGCCCCTGCCTCCAGAGAATGCTGAAAACGGGGAGAATGCCAGCAACGAGGAGCCCAAACTGCAGTTTAGCTATGTGGAGTGTCTGCTCTTCAGCTTCCACCAACTTGGCAAGAAAATGCCTGACTTCCTCATCGACAGAATCAATGCTGAGCGGCTTAAGGACTTCAAGATCAG GTTACAGTACTTTGCACGCGGGCTACAAGTGTATATCCGCCAGCTTCGAGTCGCCTTGCAGGGCAAGACAGGGGATGCTCTGAAGACAGAGGAG aacaaaatcAAAGTTGTTGCATTAAAGATCACCAACAACATCAACGTCCTCATAAAG GATCTCTTCCACAACCCACCCTCTTATAAGAGTACCATCACTCTGTCCTGGAAGCCAGTGCAGAAGACCGAAGCCGCTGG TCAGAAGCGGTTGTCAGGGGAGGAGCTTGGAACAGAGGCAGGGACCACGGtgaagaagctctctccactGCCCAGGAGGGACGCGCGACAGATCTACAACCCCCCCAGCGGGAAGTACAGTGCCACCATTGGCAACTTCTCCTATG AACAGCGTGGTGGCTTCCgtggggggcggggccgagGCTGGGGAGGCCGGGGTAATAGGACCCGTGGGAAGAACTACTGA
- the ttc17 gene encoding tetratricopeptide repeat protein 17 isoform X1 yields MADRRISGPGTHLFHKVPLKNTVLVRVFVLFTVLLAELGGATTHWVVTEDGKIQQQVDSPLNLKQPHNLVTFMQQEQRVNYLKELEKQLVAQKIHIEENEDRDTGLEQRHYKEDPDCVMARVPLGDLDLYDGTYISLESKDISPEDYINPRSPLPPDLEEPDCSKVLELPYSIHAFQHLRGVQERVNLTSPLLSKEDPIFSSLSNKLGRSMDEVGHRIQQGLLRNSSSWVLYNLASFYWRMKNEPKQAVDCAVRALHFSPRQHKDVALVNMANVLHRAHFSADAAVLAHAALDLTSDLLTSHYTLGNIYAMLGEYNHSVLCYDQALQARPGFEQALRRKHAVLCQQKLEQRLEAQHRSLQRTLNELKEYQRQHDHYLRQQEALEKDKLIQEEQILRNIIHETQMAKEAQLGNHQMCRLGQQQKHSLFCPFDLPVRYHRGDLFESIHYIQFGEEVSVASSMALSSEMSLNNTRSPQPYSSISGSDDTSAFWGRESGSAAEHQALLWPRRADCAQQFPAVPPPHLLPTFYLIPETRGFGLQSVLYEDPSLLTTGPPPDCGPDPQPLPGSLPDTVDRELEVEGLPDSHAAQVLRSRSGGLGLEQTGALIARAFKKFSAPLWLVQNEAGLFWRAKGNGTQALSCMRHALRTAPPQHRDLPLVNAANLLLHYGLSEKAGQLLQEALALNSSEPLSLLSQVSVQLSQGKVRGALSVFRHALSLQAICTHCRASLPLLRCLQFYPFLYNLTHLPCPQGSTCVGEEDLELQSEEGETHVLEPLSPLENGETGAAIQPLGVSAMEDSLLFETVVLDSNGSGEAGSQERGGERKRGRGGDREDDWKEELMGAFEGALDVGGRRGDLRGIRVLKNDGIAGGRGGGPCFGNCEDDEGAEWITFQVKRVRKPKDESSDRGGSEDVGQQGAPSPGQSILEISGPTIPSPGPSGRWRDYASLGWPGPEECQRMRRVELGTVASTWLAVSAKNIDITEHIDFATPLQEPAVEPVCSANLPASMHTLDHLSGVANRAGIHYTGESQLREVLQNLGKDKFSPQSFEQVGTRIAKVLEKNQTSWVLSSMAALYWRVKGQGKRAIDCLRQALNHAPHHMKDVPLISLANIFQNARLWEDALTVARMAVEIAPHFVVNHFTLANVYIAMEEFEKAMLWYESTLKLQPEFAPAKDRLRTIQCYLLTKKERRSP; encoded by the exons ATGGCGGACCGCAGGATAAGCGGACCAGGGACCCATCTCTTTCACAAAGTCCCACTGAAAAATACCGTTTTGGTCAGGGTTTTTGTCCTTTTCACCGTTCTTTTGGCTGAGCTCGGTGGCGCTACCACCCACTGGGTTGTCACAGAAGATGGAAAAATTCAACAGCAA GTGGATTCCCCCCTTAACCTGAAACAGCCACACAACCTTGTCACCTTCATGCAGCAGGAGCAACGTGTCAACTACCtcaaggagctggag AAGCAGCTTGTTGCTCAGAAGATCCACATTGAGGAGAACGAGGACAGGGACACGGGGCTGGAGCAGCGGCACTACAAGGAGGACCCAGACTGTGTGATGGCCAGGGTCCCCCTTGGGGACCTGGACCTGTACGACGGCACCTACATCTCGCTGGAGAGCAAAGATATCAG TCCTGAAGACTACATCAATCCCAGATCCCCTCTGCCGCCAGACCTGGAGGAGCCAGATTGCAGCAAAGTTCTTGAGTTGCCGTACAGCATTCATGCTTTCCAGCACCTCAGA GGTGTACAGGAGAGGGTCAACCTGACGTCCCCACTGCTTTCCAAGGAGGACCCCATCTTCAGCTCCCTGTCAAACAAGCTGGGCCGCAGCATGGACGAGGTGGGCCATCGGATACAGCAGGGCCTGCTGCGG AACTCCTCCTCGTGGGTACTGTACAACCTGGCATCCTTTTATTGGCGCATGAAGAATGAGCCCAAACAGGCAGTGGACTGTGCAGTCCGGGCACTGCATTTCTCCCCTAG GCAGCACAAGGATGTGGCACTGGTGAACATGGCGAACGTCCTGCATCGTGCGCACTTCTCTGCTGATGCTGCCGTCCTGGCACATGCTGCCCTGGACCTCACCTCTGACCTCCTCACCAGCCACTACACCCTGGGCAACATCTACGCT atgTTGGGAGAGTACAACCATTCAGTGCTGTGCTATGATCAGGCGCTACAGGCCCGGCCAGGTTTCGAGCAGGCACTCCGGCGCAAGCATGCTGTCCTCTGCCAGCAGAAGCTGGAGCAGCGGCTGGAGGCGCAGCACCG GTCCCTGCAGCGCACCCTGAATGAACTGAAGGAGTACCAGAGGCAACATGATCATTACCTCcgccagcaggaggcgctggaGAAGGACAAGCTCATCCAGGAGGAGCAGATTCTGCGCAACATCATCCATGAGACACAGATGGCCAAGGAGGCACAACTGG GGAACCACCAGATGTGCCGCTTggggcagcagcagaagcacagCCTGTTCTGTCCATTCGACTTGCCAGTGCGCTATCACCGTGGTGACCTGTTTGAGAGCATCCACTACATCCAG TTTGGAGAGGAGGTATCAGTGGCCAGCAGCATGGCTCTGAGCTCAGAGATGAGCTTGAACAACACGCGCAGCCCCCAGCCCTACTCCTCCATCTCTGGAAGCGATGACACGAGTGCCTTTTGGGGTAGAGAGTCGGGTTCAGCAGCG GAGCACCAGGCATTGCTGTGGCCCAGGAGGGCTGACTGTGCTCAGCAGTTCCCTGCCGTGCCTCCACCCCATCTGTTGCCCACCTTCTACCTCATACCTGAGACACGCGGCTTTGG GCTTCAGAGCGTGCTGTACGAGGACCCCTCCCTTCTTACCACTGGCCCCCCCCCAGACTGTGGCCCCGACCCCCAGCCTCTCCCTGGGAGCCTGCCTGATACGGTGGACCGGGAGTTGGAGGTGGAGGGACTCCCTGATTCTCATGCTGCTCAG gtGTTGAGGTCTCGCAGTGGAGGTCTGGGTTTGGAGCAAACTGGAGCCCTCATTGCCCGGGCATTTAAGAAG TTCAGCGCCCCCCTGTGGCTGGTGCAGAATGAGGCAGGTCTATTTTGGCGTGCAAAAGGAAACGGCACTCAAGCTCTGTCCTGCATGCGTCACGCCCTCCGCACCGCCCCACCCCAGCACCGCGACCTGCCATTGGTCAATGCCGCCAACCTGCTGTTGCACTATGGGCTGTCAGAGAAGGCGGGGCAACTGCTCCAGGAGGCGCTGGCTCTCAACTCCTCTGAG cccctgtctctgcttagCCAGGTCAGTGTCCAGCTGTCCCAGGGGAAGGTGAGGGGAGCACTGAGTGTCTTCCGTCACGCCCTGTCTCTCCAGGCCATCTGCACCCACTGCCGTGCCAGCCTCCCCCTCCTGCGATGCCTCCAGTTCTACCCCTTCCTGTACAACCTGACACACCTGCCCTGCCCGC AAGGCTCCACCTGTGTGGGAGAGGAAGACCTGGAGCTCCAGTCAGAAGAGGGTGAGACCCATGTCCTGGAGCCCCTCAGTCCACTGGAGAATGGGGAGACAGGCGCTGCCATCCAGCCCCTAGGCGTGTCAGCCATGGAAGACTCCCTCTTGTTTGAGA CGGTGGTATTGGACAGCAATGGCTCAGGAGAGGCAGGGTCACAGGAGCGAGGtggggagaggaaaagaggaagaggaggagacagagaagatgACTGGAAGGAAGAGCTGATGGGGGCCTTTGAGGGTGCTCTGGACGTTGGGGGCAGGCGGGGCGACCTCAGGGGCATCCGCGTGCTGAAGAATGATGGCAttgcaggaggaagaggtggtgGGCCCTGCTTCGGGAACTGTGAGGACGATGAGGGCGCAGAGTGG attaCGTTCCAGGTGAAGCGGGTGCGGAAACCCAAAGATGAGTCTTCAGACAGAGGGGGTAGTGAAGACGTCGGCCAACAGGGGGCGCCATCACCCGGGCAGTCCATCCTGGAGATCAGCGGCCCTACCATCCCCTCCCCTGGGCCCTCag gtcgCTGGCGGGACTACGCAAGTCTGGGCTGGCCAGGGCCTGAGGAGTGCCAGCGCATGCGGAGGGTGGAGCTGGGCACTGTAGCCAGCACCTGGCTGGCTGTGTCTGCCAAGAACATTGA CATTACGGAGCACATTGACTTCGCCACACCCCTGCAAGAGCCTGCAGTTGAGCCTGTCTGCAGTGCCAACCTGCCCGCCAGCATGCACACTCTGGACCACCTGAGTGGTGTTGCCAACCGGGCGGGCATCCACTACACTGGGGAGAGCCAGCTGCGTGAG GTGCTGCAGAACCTGGGCAAGGATAAGTTCTCCCCTCAGTCCTTTGAGCAAGTAGGCACCCGGATTGCCAAGGTGCTGGAAAAG AACCAGACGTCCTGGGTGCTGTCCAGTATGGCTGCACTCTACTGGAGGGTGAAAGGTCAGGGCAAGAGGGCCATCGACTGCCTGCGCCAGGCCCTCAACCATGCCCCGCACCACATGAAG GATGTCCCCCTCATCAGCTTGGCAAACATCTTCCAGAATGCCCGACTCTGGGAGGACGCGTTGACCGTGGCCCGTATGGCTGTGGAGATTGCCCCGCACTTCGTTGTCAACCACTTTACCCTTGCCAACGTGTACATCGCCATG GAAGAATTTGAGAAGGCCATGCTGTGGTACGAGTCCACCCTGAAGCTGCAGCCAGAGTTCGCCCCGGCCAAGGACCGCCTCCGGACCATCCAGTGCTACCTGCTCACCAAGAAGGAGCGGCGCTCCCCCTAG
- the ttc17 gene encoding tetratricopeptide repeat protein 17 isoform X2, which yields MADRRISGPGTHLFHKVPLKNTVLVRVFVLFTVLLAELGGATTHWVVTEDGKIQQQVDSPLNLKQPHNLVTFMQQEQRVNYLKELEKQLVAQKIHIEENEDRDTGLEQRHYKEDPDCVMARVPLGDLDLYDGTYISLESKDISPEDYINPRSPLPPDLEEPDCSKVLELPYSIHAFQHLRGVQERVNLTSPLLSKEDPIFSSLSNKLGRSMDEVGHRIQQGLLRNSSSWVLYNLASFYWRMKNEPKQAVDCAVRALHFSPRQHKDVALVNMANVLHRAHFSADAAVLAHAALDLTSDLLTSHYTLGNIYAMLGEYNHSVLCYDQALQARPGFEQALRRKHAVLCQQKLEQRLEAQHRSLQRTLNELKEYQRQHDHYLRQQEALEKDKLIQEEQILRNIIHETQMAKEAQLGNHQMCRLGQQQKHSLFCPFDLPVRYHRGDLFESIHYIQFGEEVSVASSMALSSEMSLNNTRSPQPYSSISGSDDTSAFWGRESGSAAEHQALLWPRRADCAQQFPAVPPPHLLPTFYLIPETRGFGLQSVLYEDPSLLTTGPPPDCGPDPQPLPGSLPDTVDRELEVEGLPDSHAAQVLRSRSGGLGLEQTGALIARAFKKFSAPLWLVQNEAGLFWRAKGNGTQALSCMRHALRTAPPQHRDLPLVNAANLLLHYGLSEKAGQLLQEALALNSSEPLSLLSQVSVQLSQGKVRGALSVFRHALSLQAICTHCRASLPLLRCLQFYPFLYNLTHLPCPQGSTCVGEEDLELQSEEAVVLDSNGSGEAGSQERGGERKRGRGGDREDDWKEELMGAFEGALDVGGRRGDLRGIRVLKNDGIAGGRGGGPCFGNCEDDEGAEWITFQVKRVRKPKDESSDRGGSEDVGQQGAPSPGQSILEISGPTIPSPGPSGRWRDYASLGWPGPEECQRMRRVELGTVASTWLAVSAKNIDITEHIDFATPLQEPAVEPVCSANLPASMHTLDHLSGVANRAGIHYTGESQLREVLQNLGKDKFSPQSFEQVGTRIAKVLEKNQTSWVLSSMAALYWRVKGQGKRAIDCLRQALNHAPHHMKDVPLISLANIFQNARLWEDALTVARMAVEIAPHFVVNHFTLANVYIAMEEFEKAMLWYESTLKLQPEFAPAKDRLRTIQCYLLTKKERRSP from the exons ATGGCGGACCGCAGGATAAGCGGACCAGGGACCCATCTCTTTCACAAAGTCCCACTGAAAAATACCGTTTTGGTCAGGGTTTTTGTCCTTTTCACCGTTCTTTTGGCTGAGCTCGGTGGCGCTACCACCCACTGGGTTGTCACAGAAGATGGAAAAATTCAACAGCAA GTGGATTCCCCCCTTAACCTGAAACAGCCACACAACCTTGTCACCTTCATGCAGCAGGAGCAACGTGTCAACTACCtcaaggagctggag AAGCAGCTTGTTGCTCAGAAGATCCACATTGAGGAGAACGAGGACAGGGACACGGGGCTGGAGCAGCGGCACTACAAGGAGGACCCAGACTGTGTGATGGCCAGGGTCCCCCTTGGGGACCTGGACCTGTACGACGGCACCTACATCTCGCTGGAGAGCAAAGATATCAG TCCTGAAGACTACATCAATCCCAGATCCCCTCTGCCGCCAGACCTGGAGGAGCCAGATTGCAGCAAAGTTCTTGAGTTGCCGTACAGCATTCATGCTTTCCAGCACCTCAGA GGTGTACAGGAGAGGGTCAACCTGACGTCCCCACTGCTTTCCAAGGAGGACCCCATCTTCAGCTCCCTGTCAAACAAGCTGGGCCGCAGCATGGACGAGGTGGGCCATCGGATACAGCAGGGCCTGCTGCGG AACTCCTCCTCGTGGGTACTGTACAACCTGGCATCCTTTTATTGGCGCATGAAGAATGAGCCCAAACAGGCAGTGGACTGTGCAGTCCGGGCACTGCATTTCTCCCCTAG GCAGCACAAGGATGTGGCACTGGTGAACATGGCGAACGTCCTGCATCGTGCGCACTTCTCTGCTGATGCTGCCGTCCTGGCACATGCTGCCCTGGACCTCACCTCTGACCTCCTCACCAGCCACTACACCCTGGGCAACATCTACGCT atgTTGGGAGAGTACAACCATTCAGTGCTGTGCTATGATCAGGCGCTACAGGCCCGGCCAGGTTTCGAGCAGGCACTCCGGCGCAAGCATGCTGTCCTCTGCCAGCAGAAGCTGGAGCAGCGGCTGGAGGCGCAGCACCG GTCCCTGCAGCGCACCCTGAATGAACTGAAGGAGTACCAGAGGCAACATGATCATTACCTCcgccagcaggaggcgctggaGAAGGACAAGCTCATCCAGGAGGAGCAGATTCTGCGCAACATCATCCATGAGACACAGATGGCCAAGGAGGCACAACTGG GGAACCACCAGATGTGCCGCTTggggcagcagcagaagcacagCCTGTTCTGTCCATTCGACTTGCCAGTGCGCTATCACCGTGGTGACCTGTTTGAGAGCATCCACTACATCCAG TTTGGAGAGGAGGTATCAGTGGCCAGCAGCATGGCTCTGAGCTCAGAGATGAGCTTGAACAACACGCGCAGCCCCCAGCCCTACTCCTCCATCTCTGGAAGCGATGACACGAGTGCCTTTTGGGGTAGAGAGTCGGGTTCAGCAGCG GAGCACCAGGCATTGCTGTGGCCCAGGAGGGCTGACTGTGCTCAGCAGTTCCCTGCCGTGCCTCCACCCCATCTGTTGCCCACCTTCTACCTCATACCTGAGACACGCGGCTTTGG GCTTCAGAGCGTGCTGTACGAGGACCCCTCCCTTCTTACCACTGGCCCCCCCCCAGACTGTGGCCCCGACCCCCAGCCTCTCCCTGGGAGCCTGCCTGATACGGTGGACCGGGAGTTGGAGGTGGAGGGACTCCCTGATTCTCATGCTGCTCAG gtGTTGAGGTCTCGCAGTGGAGGTCTGGGTTTGGAGCAAACTGGAGCCCTCATTGCCCGGGCATTTAAGAAG TTCAGCGCCCCCCTGTGGCTGGTGCAGAATGAGGCAGGTCTATTTTGGCGTGCAAAAGGAAACGGCACTCAAGCTCTGTCCTGCATGCGTCACGCCCTCCGCACCGCCCCACCCCAGCACCGCGACCTGCCATTGGTCAATGCCGCCAACCTGCTGTTGCACTATGGGCTGTCAGAGAAGGCGGGGCAACTGCTCCAGGAGGCGCTGGCTCTCAACTCCTCTGAG cccctgtctctgcttagCCAGGTCAGTGTCCAGCTGTCCCAGGGGAAGGTGAGGGGAGCACTGAGTGTCTTCCGTCACGCCCTGTCTCTCCAGGCCATCTGCACCCACTGCCGTGCCAGCCTCCCCCTCCTGCGATGCCTCCAGTTCTACCCCTTCCTGTACAACCTGACACACCTGCCCTGCCCGC AAGGCTCCACCTGTGTGGGAGAGGAAGACCTGGAGCTCCAGTCAGAAGAGG CGGTGGTATTGGACAGCAATGGCTCAGGAGAGGCAGGGTCACAGGAGCGAGGtggggagaggaaaagaggaagaggaggagacagagaagatgACTGGAAGGAAGAGCTGATGGGGGCCTTTGAGGGTGCTCTGGACGTTGGGGGCAGGCGGGGCGACCTCAGGGGCATCCGCGTGCTGAAGAATGATGGCAttgcaggaggaagaggtggtgGGCCCTGCTTCGGGAACTGTGAGGACGATGAGGGCGCAGAGTGG attaCGTTCCAGGTGAAGCGGGTGCGGAAACCCAAAGATGAGTCTTCAGACAGAGGGGGTAGTGAAGACGTCGGCCAACAGGGGGCGCCATCACCCGGGCAGTCCATCCTGGAGATCAGCGGCCCTACCATCCCCTCCCCTGGGCCCTCag gtcgCTGGCGGGACTACGCAAGTCTGGGCTGGCCAGGGCCTGAGGAGTGCCAGCGCATGCGGAGGGTGGAGCTGGGCACTGTAGCCAGCACCTGGCTGGCTGTGTCTGCCAAGAACATTGA CATTACGGAGCACATTGACTTCGCCACACCCCTGCAAGAGCCTGCAGTTGAGCCTGTCTGCAGTGCCAACCTGCCCGCCAGCATGCACACTCTGGACCACCTGAGTGGTGTTGCCAACCGGGCGGGCATCCACTACACTGGGGAGAGCCAGCTGCGTGAG GTGCTGCAGAACCTGGGCAAGGATAAGTTCTCCCCTCAGTCCTTTGAGCAAGTAGGCACCCGGATTGCCAAGGTGCTGGAAAAG AACCAGACGTCCTGGGTGCTGTCCAGTATGGCTGCACTCTACTGGAGGGTGAAAGGTCAGGGCAAGAGGGCCATCGACTGCCTGCGCCAGGCCCTCAACCATGCCCCGCACCACATGAAG GATGTCCCCCTCATCAGCTTGGCAAACATCTTCCAGAATGCCCGACTCTGGGAGGACGCGTTGACCGTGGCCCGTATGGCTGTGGAGATTGCCCCGCACTTCGTTGTCAACCACTTTACCCTTGCCAACGTGTACATCGCCATG GAAGAATTTGAGAAGGCCATGCTGTGGTACGAGTCCACCCTGAAGCTGCAGCCAGAGTTCGCCCCGGCCAAGGACCGCCTCCGGACCATCCAGTGCTACCTGCTCACCAAGAAGGAGCGGCGCTCCCCCTAG